A window of Citrus sinensis cultivar Valencia sweet orange chromosome 7, DVS_A1.0, whole genome shotgun sequence contains these coding sequences:
- the LOC107178205 gene encoding extensin-like, with the protein MASLAAGDGSKPSPVHTLSAEERIIRSLNPHKKSFRRPPKFTNEPPPDVQLPSPRIKPNHSHTDPPSQTQPHANQPTTSTAAILSKLQQPSLTSNAVSEQKEMAITADINDHECCREIAKSPLHSLEDGEESFALDKLILTSPADENGNHPPPAPPPTSRNEPPFLRRSQRQTRSKYKSQTLAQQPPTSANTPPSSSLQQPSPTAILTPPTAISKLSSQANQPPASSPQPTQATHHSREHPAVTLDLVNGFSPQNNQPPASSPQPTQATHHSGDYPAVTTAIHHQNQPVLHGQLPQDSVQATTTSQPQSPPTQTTPTRQKTTCKSQASTQNSAHGQLQLSTKS; encoded by the coding sequence ATGGCCTCTCTGGCCGCCGGTGATGGCAGCAAGCCATCACCGGTCCACACCCTCTCCGCCGAAGAACGAATTATCAGGAGTTTGAATCCTCATAAGAAATCATTTAGACGACCCCCAAAATTCACTAACGAACCACCTCCGGATGTCCAATTGCCATCACCGCGAATCAAACCAAACCACTCTCATACAGACCCTCCATCTCAAACCCAACCCCATGCAAACCAACCAACAACGTCCACTGCCGCTATCCTCTCGAAACTTCAGCAACCTTCACTCACATCTAATGCCGTAagtgaacaaaaagaaatggcAATCACTGCTGACATCAATGACCATGAATGCTGCCGTGAGATAGCAAAATCTCCTCTCCATTCTCTTGAAGATGGGGAAGAAAGCTTTGCTCTAGACAAGCTGATTCTCACCTCGCCGGCCGACGAAAATGGCAACCATCCACCACCGGCTCCTCCTCCCACTTCTAGAAATGAACCTCCATTTCTTAGGAGATCCCAAAGGCAAACTCGATCAAAATACAAGAGTCAAACGCTAGCCCAACAGCCCCCAACTTCCGCAAACACACCGCCATCGTCATCCCTCCAGCAGCCATCTCCAACCGCCATCCTCACCCCTCCAACAGCCATCTCCAAGCTTTCATCTCAAGCCAACCAGCCTCCAGCCTCCAGCCCGCAACCAACACAAGCCACACACCATTCGAGAGAGCATCCTGCTGTCACACTAGATTTGGTGAATGGATTTTCACCTCAAAACAACCAGCCACCAGCCTCCAGCCCACAGCCAACACAAGCCACACACCATTCGGGAGATTACCCTGCTGTCACAACCGCTATACACCATCAAAACCAGCCCGTACTGCATGGCCAATTGCCTCAAGATTCAGTTCAAGCTACAACCACCAGCCAGCCACAATCACCACCTACACAAACAACTCCCACACGACAAAAAACCACATGCAAATCACAAGCAAGCACTCAGAACAGTGCTCACGGCCAGCTGCAGCTGTCAACCAAAAGCTAA